In Musa acuminata AAA Group cultivar baxijiao chromosome BXJ2-3, Cavendish_Baxijiao_AAA, whole genome shotgun sequence, the following proteins share a genomic window:
- the LOC135608598 gene encoding uncharacterized protein LOC135608598 isoform X1 yields MTNKVNMEVEDDEDDDDMDFNPTWRGESLSEASSGLSSDNEATGDDIGEVFSSSLKHQGDGVSPRKSVITCRNLDSGTEDEEIVMQNRLTAEDVTGKDVVLEKPEVEELNRFNWQEEESAHPEGSYKKAASGDESEAAEELTKEELPGQATSSSYSICLRKQAVEIDDEDAICKRTRARHSLANYTLEELEAFLQESDDDDDLQNVDDEEEYRKFLAAVLLGGDGNGQAGQDDEILDEDEENDADFAIEIEEALESDIDESFDDDKRRSDKNEEDVHRPETRQKKRLRESAEKKKCFLGLDKMPLRPILPYVSNAQIAPVPALGLRFHSPESFSHCPFAFSGADLTHGFTYQQLGQLYCLIHEHVQLLIQVFSVSVLDSSRQQVAMEVQELIMAMVARHEEGLARRKAPYDMSCFQAPNIHASLQIDSSESSEFSHWTPSIDGPIFSILDVVPLQLAKSYMADVSATVLRYRQSHLDDPVDKSHLKREPLFPFPMLTSQMGTDQILYGEPNGIPSKTALPPPPGQLPPKKSLAATLVENTKKQTVALVPMEIAKLAKRFYPLFNLALFPHKPPVPAVANRVLFTDAEDELLAMGLMKYNNDWGAIQKHFLPCKTKHQIFVRQKNRSSSKAPANPIKAVRRMKTSPLTADEKARIYEGLKLFKQDWLSVWKYFVRHRDPSLLPRQWRIATGTQKSYRKSEAIKEKRRLYEAKRRRLKASMVDGHPLSEKEVDNEEDNSGEDMDNENEAYVHEAFLADTETGSSNNLSYEISLSGIGRSNVQFTNMIIYHGTNTTEKFASSSECFQVQKDRAVHEINNSLKPMKSMHPLSHCSDPRYTSSYTSQLNHLSSISNFGRPGSHLGSLPCPTRKCKGARVVKLAPGLPPINLPPSVRVISQSALQNHPSGSAHAYTSKNGVRNPSKSSGVAKGESTVTNPGENLNMPSDNGPEASHRQVGGATSDQHVAEENASQSDLQMHPLLFHASEDQLSSYYSMNTHPAASGTCHLGAQLQKDSIFSKSQHCFTMKDRISGSRNSIDAPLDLFSVDFHPLLRRTNNATADLGMVSSVDPGVFAASSHHNKLSCDSNPVSRENLVGNSQIPAGGAPLCHHEKENELDLDIHLYSVKENEKTRQAGDSSMHQFNKSGSPRLQPTMDKGIDADMSFQHNANCSESAASRTRGCCEKDVNSLQVVQMPNDCLSQCTKDYDESDLDIIMEQEELSDSDDESANVEFECEEIDDSEDDESEYGQSTEALIKEVPTAAIVRKSNQDSCNFNHSRRSMPIRQGSVEEEINQSSLGQSCQNPCHTLRLKPKHEDAKRDISSKSSQEVVHSLPGQFGKARNPRSLKVQPLGATPHAISPDNECSKIVAPRKPRKRCVNSSL; encoded by the exons ATGACCAACAAAGTGAATATGGAAGTTGAAGAtgatgaggatgatgatgatatgGACTTCAATCCCACCTGGAGAGGGGAATCCCTGTCAGAAGCCTCATCTGGCTTGAGTTCGGACAATGAAGCTACTGGCGATGATATTGGTGAAGTTTTTTCGAGCTCATTAAAGCACCAAGGTGATGGTGTGTCACCGAGAAAATCTGTGATTACTTGCCGCAATCTAGATTCAGGAACTGAAGACGAGGAGATTGTTATGCAAAATAGACTGACAGCTGAAGATGTTACTGGAAAGGATGTTGTTCTAGAAAAGCCTGAGGTGGAAGAACTAAATAGGTTCAATTGGCAGGAAGAGGAATCAGCTCATCCTGAAGGAAGCTATAAAAAAGCTGCATCTGGGGATGAAAGCGAAGCTGctgaagagcttaccaaagaagagtTGCCTGGCCAGGCTACAAGCTCTTCATACTCAATATGTTTAAGGAAGCAAGCTGTCGAGATAGATGATGAGGATGCAATCTGCAAGCGGACCAGAGCTCGCCATTCTCTTGCAAATTATACCCTCGAAGAGTTGGAAGCTTTTCTTCAGgaatctgatgatgatgatgacttgcaaaatgttgatgatgaagaagagtATCGCAAGTTTCTTGCTGCTGTGTTGCTGGGAGGAGATGGTAATGGACAGGCAGGACAAGATGACGAAATTTTGGATGAAGATGAGGAAAATGATGCTGACTTTGCAATTGAAATTGAGGAAGCATTAGAAAGTGACATTGATGAAAGTTTTGATGATGACAAGAGGCGAAGTGATAAAAATGAGGAAGATGTTCATAGACCAGAAACTAGACAAAAGAAACGCCTAAGGGAGTCTGCTGAAAAGAAGAAATGTTTTTTGGGGCTTGACAAGATGCCACTGCGTCCTATACTGCCTTATGTCTCAAATGCTCAAATAGCTCCTGTTCCTGCTCTTGGATTGCGATTTCATTCTCCTGAAAGCTTTTCTCATTGCCCATTTGCTTTCTCTGGGGCTGATTTAACCCATGGTTTTACGTATCAGCAGTTAGGCCAGCTGTACTGTCTGATACATGAACACGTTCAACTCCTTATACAGGTCTTTTCTGTTAGTGTTCTTGATTCATCCCGACAGCAAGTTGctatggaagttcaagagttgatCATGGCGATGGTTGCTAGACATGAAGAAGGGTTGGCCAGGAGAAAAGCTCCTTATGACATGTCCTGTTTTCAGGCTCCAAATATCCATGCATCATTGCAGATTGATTCTAGTGAGAGTTCTGAATTTTCTCATTGGACACCTTCAATAGATGGCCCCATATTTTCCATCCTTGATGTTGTGCCACTTCAGTTGGCTAAGAGTTATATGGCAGATGTTTCGGCTA CTGTTTTAAGGTATAGACAAAGTCACTTGGATGATCCAGTTGACAAGAGTCACTTGAAAAGGGAACCTCTTTTTCCGTTTCCTATGCTCACATCTCAGATGGGAACAGATCAAATTTTGTATGGTGAGCCGAATGGCATTCCCTCAAAAACAGCATTGCCACCTCCGCCTGGTCAATTACCACCCAAAAAGTCACTGGCTGCTACTCTAGTGGAAAATACCAAGAAGCAAACTGTTGCTCTTGTGCCAATGGAAATTGCCAAGCTAGCAAAGAGGTTTTATCCTCTATTTAATTTAGCTTTATTCCCTCACAAACCTCCGGTACCGGCTGTTGCTAATCGTGTGCTTTTCACTGATGCCGAAGATGA ATTATTAGCAATGGGACTGATGAAATACAACAATGACTGGGGAGCCATACAAAAGCACTTTCTTCCTTGTAAAACGAAGCATCAG ATATTTGTTAGGCAAAAGAATCGTAGCTCTTCCAAGGCACCTGCAAATCCAATAAAG GCTGTGCGACGGATGAAAACTTCTCCATTGACAGCAGATGAGAAGGCACGGATCTATGAG GGCCTCAAGCTTTTTAAACAGGACTGGTTATCAGTTTGGAAGTATTTTGTTCGACACAGAGATCCCTCCTTGCTACCACGGCAGTGGCGAATTGCTACTGGAACACAGAAATCTTACAGAAAGAGTGAAGCCATaaaggagaagaggagattaTATGAAGCAAAACGAAGAAGACTGAAGGCTTCAATGGTTGATGGGCACCCATTATCTGAGAAGGAG GTTGATAATGAAGAGGATAATAGTGGAGAGGACATGGACAATGAAAATGAAGCTTATGTTCATGAAGCATTCCTTGCAGACACTGAAACAGGGAGCTCCAATAACTTATCCTATGAGATTTCTCTTTCAGGCATTGGTAGGAGCAATGTACAGTTTACCAACATGATTATCTATCATGGTACCAACACTACTGAAAAGTTTGCTTCCAGCTCAGAATGCTTTCAAGTGCAGAAGGACAGAGCAGTGCATGAAATTAACAATTCCTTAAAGCCCATGAAAAGTATGCATCCTTTATCTCACTGTTCTGACCCCAGATATACTTCATCTTACACTTCACAGTTGAATCATCTTTCTTCCATTTCCAATTTCGGGAGACctggaagtcatttagggtcattACCCTGCCCAACACGTAAATGTAAAGGTGCACGAGTGGTCAAGTTGGCACCTGGCTTGCCTCCTATAAACCTTCCCCCTTCTGTTCGTGTCATATCTCAGTCAGCTCTCCAAAATCATCCCAGTGGATCAGCACATGCTTACACAAGTAAGAATGGAGTTAGAAATCCATCCAAGTCTTCTGGAGTTGCAAAGGGAGAAAGTACTGTAACAAATCCTGGCGAAAATTTAAACATGCCATCAGATAATGGTCCAGAAGCTAGTCACCGGCAAGTTGGTGGAGCTACTTCAGATCAGCATGTGGCAGAAGAAAATGCTTCACAATCAGATCTCCAGATGCACCCATTGCTGTTCCATGCCTCTGAAGATCAACTTTCATCATATTATTCTATGAACACACATCCTGCTGCTTCTGGTACTTGTCACCTGGGGGCTCAACTTCAAAAAGATTCCATTTTTTCCAAATCTCAACATTGTTTTACTATGAAAGACAGGATCAGTGGAAGtcgaaattcaatagatgcaccaTTAGATTTGTTTTCAGTTGACTTCCATCCACTTCTGCGAAGAACCAACAATGCAACTGCTGATCTTGGTATGGTGTCTTCAGTTGATCCTGGTGTTTTTGCAGCATCAAGTCATCATAATAAGTTGTCCTGTGATTCTAATCCAGTCTCAAGAGAAAATCTGGTTGGTAATAGCCAAATTCCAGCTGGTGGAGCACCCCTTTGCCATCATGAGAAGGAAAATGAACTTGATTTGGACATACACTTGTATTCGGTGAAAGAAAATGAAAAGACAAGACAAGCTGGAGATTCAAGTATGCATCAGTTCAACAAGTCGGGCAGTCCAAGGCTTCAGCCAACCATGGATAAAGGCATAGATGCTGATATGTCATTTCAACATAATGCAAATTGTTCTGAATCTGCAGCTTCACGTACAAGAGGATGCTGTGAAAAGGATGTCAATTCCTTGCAAGTTGTGCAGATGCCCAATGATTGTCTAAGCCAGTGCACAAAAGATTATGATGAATCTGATCTAGATATCATAATGGAACAAGAAGAATTGAGTGACTCTGATGACGAAAGTGCAAATGTGGAGTTTGAATGTGAGGAGATTGATGACTCGGAAGATGATGAATCAGAATATGGACAATCAACAGAAGCTCTAATTAAG gAGGTTCCCACTGCTGCCATAGTGAGGAAAAGTAATCAAGATAGTTGCAACTTCAATCATTCACGTCGATCAATGCCAATCAGACAAGGGTCAGTTGAGGAGGAGATAAACCAATCTAGCCTAGGGCAGTCATGCCAAAATCCGTGCCATACTTTGCGGCTAAAACCCAAACATGAAGATGCAAAAAGGGACATCTCTTCTAAAAGTTCTCAAGAGGTAGTTCACTCTCTTCCTGGACAATTTGGCAAAGCTAGAAATCCAAGGAGTTTGAAAGTGCAGCCACTGGGAGCAACACCACATGCCATTAGTCCTGATAATGAATGCAGCAAGATTGTTGCTCCAAGAAAACCTAGAAAGCGTTGTGTAAATAGTTCTCTGTGA
- the LOC135608598 gene encoding uncharacterized protein LOC135608598 isoform X2 — protein MTNKVNMEVEDDEDDDDMDFNPTWRGESLSEASSGLSSDNEATGDDIGEVFSSSLKHQGDGVSPRKSVITCRNLDSGTEDEEIVMQNRLTAEDVTGKDVVLEKPEVEELNRFNWQEEESAHPEGSYKKAASGDESEAAEELTKEELPGQATSSSYSICLRKQAVEIDDEDAICKRTRARHSLANYTLEELEAFLQESDDDDDLQNVDDEEEYRKFLAAVLLGGDGNGQAGQDDEILDEDEENDADFAIEIEEALESDIDESFDDDKRRSDKNEEDVHRPETRQKKRLRESAEKKKCFLGLDKMPLRPILPYVSNAQIAPVPALGLRFHSPESFSHCPFAFSGADLTHGFTYQQLGQLYCLIHEHVQLLIQVFSVSVLDSSRQQVAMEVQELIMAMVARHEEGLARRKAPYDMSCFQAPNIHASLQIDSSESSEFSHWTPSIDGPIFSILDVVPLQLAKSYMADVSATVLRYRQSHLDDPVDKSHLKREPLFPFPMLTSQMGTDQILYGEPNGIPSKTALPPPPGQLPPKKSLAATLVENTKKQTVALVPMEIAKLAKRFYPLFNLALFPHKPPVPAVANRVLFTDAEDELLAMGLMKYNNDWGAIQKHFLPCKTKHQIFVRQKNRSSSKAPANPIKAVRRMKTSPLTADEKARIYEGLKLFKQDWLSVWKYFVRHRDPSLLPRQWRIATGTQKSYRKSEAIKEKRRLYEAKRRRLKASMVDGHPLSEKEVDNEEDNSGEDMDNENEAYVHEAFLADTETGSSNNLSYEISLSGIGRSNVQFTNMIIYHGTNTTEKFASSSECFQVQKDRAVHEINNSLKPMKSMHPLSHCSDPRYTSSYTSQLNHLSSISNFGRPGSHLGSLPCPTRKCKGARVVKLAPGLPPINLPPSVRVISQSALQNHPSGSAHAYTSKNGVRNPSKSSGVAKGESTVTNPGENLNMPSDNGPEASHRQVGGATSDQHVAEENASQSDLQMHPLLFHASEDQLSSYYSMNTHPAASGTCHLGAQLQKDSIFSKSQHCFTMKDRISGSRNSIDAPLDLFSVDFHPLLRRTNNATADLGMVSSVDPGVFAASSHHNKLSCDSNPVSRENLVGNSQIPAGGAPLCHHEKENELDLDIHLYSVKENEKTRQAGDSSMHQFNKSGSPRLQPTMDKGIDADMSFQHNANCSESAASRTRGCCEKDVNSLQVVQMPNDCLSQCTKDYDESDLDIIMEQEELSDSDDESANVEFECEEIDDSEDDESEYGQSTEALIKVPTAAIVRKSNQDSCNFNHSRRSMPIRQGSVEEEINQSSLGQSCQNPCHTLRLKPKHEDAKRDISSKSSQEVVHSLPGQFGKARNPRSLKVQPLGATPHAISPDNECSKIVAPRKPRKRCVNSSL, from the exons ATGACCAACAAAGTGAATATGGAAGTTGAAGAtgatgaggatgatgatgatatgGACTTCAATCCCACCTGGAGAGGGGAATCCCTGTCAGAAGCCTCATCTGGCTTGAGTTCGGACAATGAAGCTACTGGCGATGATATTGGTGAAGTTTTTTCGAGCTCATTAAAGCACCAAGGTGATGGTGTGTCACCGAGAAAATCTGTGATTACTTGCCGCAATCTAGATTCAGGAACTGAAGACGAGGAGATTGTTATGCAAAATAGACTGACAGCTGAAGATGTTACTGGAAAGGATGTTGTTCTAGAAAAGCCTGAGGTGGAAGAACTAAATAGGTTCAATTGGCAGGAAGAGGAATCAGCTCATCCTGAAGGAAGCTATAAAAAAGCTGCATCTGGGGATGAAAGCGAAGCTGctgaagagcttaccaaagaagagtTGCCTGGCCAGGCTACAAGCTCTTCATACTCAATATGTTTAAGGAAGCAAGCTGTCGAGATAGATGATGAGGATGCAATCTGCAAGCGGACCAGAGCTCGCCATTCTCTTGCAAATTATACCCTCGAAGAGTTGGAAGCTTTTCTTCAGgaatctgatgatgatgatgacttgcaaaatgttgatgatgaagaagagtATCGCAAGTTTCTTGCTGCTGTGTTGCTGGGAGGAGATGGTAATGGACAGGCAGGACAAGATGACGAAATTTTGGATGAAGATGAGGAAAATGATGCTGACTTTGCAATTGAAATTGAGGAAGCATTAGAAAGTGACATTGATGAAAGTTTTGATGATGACAAGAGGCGAAGTGATAAAAATGAGGAAGATGTTCATAGACCAGAAACTAGACAAAAGAAACGCCTAAGGGAGTCTGCTGAAAAGAAGAAATGTTTTTTGGGGCTTGACAAGATGCCACTGCGTCCTATACTGCCTTATGTCTCAAATGCTCAAATAGCTCCTGTTCCTGCTCTTGGATTGCGATTTCATTCTCCTGAAAGCTTTTCTCATTGCCCATTTGCTTTCTCTGGGGCTGATTTAACCCATGGTTTTACGTATCAGCAGTTAGGCCAGCTGTACTGTCTGATACATGAACACGTTCAACTCCTTATACAGGTCTTTTCTGTTAGTGTTCTTGATTCATCCCGACAGCAAGTTGctatggaagttcaagagttgatCATGGCGATGGTTGCTAGACATGAAGAAGGGTTGGCCAGGAGAAAAGCTCCTTATGACATGTCCTGTTTTCAGGCTCCAAATATCCATGCATCATTGCAGATTGATTCTAGTGAGAGTTCTGAATTTTCTCATTGGACACCTTCAATAGATGGCCCCATATTTTCCATCCTTGATGTTGTGCCACTTCAGTTGGCTAAGAGTTATATGGCAGATGTTTCGGCTA CTGTTTTAAGGTATAGACAAAGTCACTTGGATGATCCAGTTGACAAGAGTCACTTGAAAAGGGAACCTCTTTTTCCGTTTCCTATGCTCACATCTCAGATGGGAACAGATCAAATTTTGTATGGTGAGCCGAATGGCATTCCCTCAAAAACAGCATTGCCACCTCCGCCTGGTCAATTACCACCCAAAAAGTCACTGGCTGCTACTCTAGTGGAAAATACCAAGAAGCAAACTGTTGCTCTTGTGCCAATGGAAATTGCCAAGCTAGCAAAGAGGTTTTATCCTCTATTTAATTTAGCTTTATTCCCTCACAAACCTCCGGTACCGGCTGTTGCTAATCGTGTGCTTTTCACTGATGCCGAAGATGA ATTATTAGCAATGGGACTGATGAAATACAACAATGACTGGGGAGCCATACAAAAGCACTTTCTTCCTTGTAAAACGAAGCATCAG ATATTTGTTAGGCAAAAGAATCGTAGCTCTTCCAAGGCACCTGCAAATCCAATAAAG GCTGTGCGACGGATGAAAACTTCTCCATTGACAGCAGATGAGAAGGCACGGATCTATGAG GGCCTCAAGCTTTTTAAACAGGACTGGTTATCAGTTTGGAAGTATTTTGTTCGACACAGAGATCCCTCCTTGCTACCACGGCAGTGGCGAATTGCTACTGGAACACAGAAATCTTACAGAAAGAGTGAAGCCATaaaggagaagaggagattaTATGAAGCAAAACGAAGAAGACTGAAGGCTTCAATGGTTGATGGGCACCCATTATCTGAGAAGGAG GTTGATAATGAAGAGGATAATAGTGGAGAGGACATGGACAATGAAAATGAAGCTTATGTTCATGAAGCATTCCTTGCAGACACTGAAACAGGGAGCTCCAATAACTTATCCTATGAGATTTCTCTTTCAGGCATTGGTAGGAGCAATGTACAGTTTACCAACATGATTATCTATCATGGTACCAACACTACTGAAAAGTTTGCTTCCAGCTCAGAATGCTTTCAAGTGCAGAAGGACAGAGCAGTGCATGAAATTAACAATTCCTTAAAGCCCATGAAAAGTATGCATCCTTTATCTCACTGTTCTGACCCCAGATATACTTCATCTTACACTTCACAGTTGAATCATCTTTCTTCCATTTCCAATTTCGGGAGACctggaagtcatttagggtcattACCCTGCCCAACACGTAAATGTAAAGGTGCACGAGTGGTCAAGTTGGCACCTGGCTTGCCTCCTATAAACCTTCCCCCTTCTGTTCGTGTCATATCTCAGTCAGCTCTCCAAAATCATCCCAGTGGATCAGCACATGCTTACACAAGTAAGAATGGAGTTAGAAATCCATCCAAGTCTTCTGGAGTTGCAAAGGGAGAAAGTACTGTAACAAATCCTGGCGAAAATTTAAACATGCCATCAGATAATGGTCCAGAAGCTAGTCACCGGCAAGTTGGTGGAGCTACTTCAGATCAGCATGTGGCAGAAGAAAATGCTTCACAATCAGATCTCCAGATGCACCCATTGCTGTTCCATGCCTCTGAAGATCAACTTTCATCATATTATTCTATGAACACACATCCTGCTGCTTCTGGTACTTGTCACCTGGGGGCTCAACTTCAAAAAGATTCCATTTTTTCCAAATCTCAACATTGTTTTACTATGAAAGACAGGATCAGTGGAAGtcgaaattcaatagatgcaccaTTAGATTTGTTTTCAGTTGACTTCCATCCACTTCTGCGAAGAACCAACAATGCAACTGCTGATCTTGGTATGGTGTCTTCAGTTGATCCTGGTGTTTTTGCAGCATCAAGTCATCATAATAAGTTGTCCTGTGATTCTAATCCAGTCTCAAGAGAAAATCTGGTTGGTAATAGCCAAATTCCAGCTGGTGGAGCACCCCTTTGCCATCATGAGAAGGAAAATGAACTTGATTTGGACATACACTTGTATTCGGTGAAAGAAAATGAAAAGACAAGACAAGCTGGAGATTCAAGTATGCATCAGTTCAACAAGTCGGGCAGTCCAAGGCTTCAGCCAACCATGGATAAAGGCATAGATGCTGATATGTCATTTCAACATAATGCAAATTGTTCTGAATCTGCAGCTTCACGTACAAGAGGATGCTGTGAAAAGGATGTCAATTCCTTGCAAGTTGTGCAGATGCCCAATGATTGTCTAAGCCAGTGCACAAAAGATTATGATGAATCTGATCTAGATATCATAATGGAACAAGAAGAATTGAGTGACTCTGATGACGAAAGTGCAAATGTGGAGTTTGAATGTGAGGAGATTGATGACTCGGAAGATGATGAATCAGAATATGGACAATCAACAGAAGCTCTAATTAAG GTTCCCACTGCTGCCATAGTGAGGAAAAGTAATCAAGATAGTTGCAACTTCAATCATTCACGTCGATCAATGCCAATCAGACAAGGGTCAGTTGAGGAGGAGATAAACCAATCTAGCCTAGGGCAGTCATGCCAAAATCCGTGCCATACTTTGCGGCTAAAACCCAAACATGAAGATGCAAAAAGGGACATCTCTTCTAAAAGTTCTCAAGAGGTAGTTCACTCTCTTCCTGGACAATTTGGCAAAGCTAGAAATCCAAGGAGTTTGAAAGTGCAGCCACTGGGAGCAACACCACATGCCATTAGTCCTGATAATGAATGCAGCAAGATTGTTGCTCCAAGAAAACCTAGAAAGCGTTGTGTAAATAGTTCTCTGTGA